From Varibaculum massiliense, a single genomic window includes:
- a CDS encoding IS1249 family transposase, which produces MCCMWLEASNASTSAGRTRWRCKSCGASTTKSRPDITAKTQASMFLDWFLGKGGVKQLDIPRRTFSGRISWCWQIEIPKPQVTGEIYNQILLDGIYLPYNWCLITATNGKQIIDWQWCQRENAPAYQALMNRLPTPKVVVTDGGAGIQKALKNTWPKSTIQRCLFHVKTNTITDLTRRPKTAAEKALLALTNQLLTINTPQEAANWIRLLHQWHQLYQEFINEKTYSTNPNGKTHWWWTHERLRRAYKRLERLSRSENLFTYLEPEFANQGINRTTSQLEGGINAPIRRLLNTHRGLSEPHMKTAIEWGLNQKSIDPADPITWLTKHHHNTSQQQPPPATNAPIGPALYDTAINYNPAYQDGSLHIRKGRIRR; this is translated from the coding sequence TTGTGCTGTATGTGGCTGGAAGCTAGTAATGCCTCCACTAGCGCGGGTAGGACTCGTTGGCGTTGTAAATCTTGTGGTGCCTCAACGACTAAGTCCCGCCCCGATATAACGGCTAAGACCCAAGCCAGTATGTTTCTGGACTGGTTCTTAGGCAAAGGAGGCGTAAAACAGCTAGATATTCCTAGACGGACTTTCAGCGGGCGAATCAGCTGGTGTTGGCAAATTGAGATACCTAAGCCACAAGTTACCGGCGAGATATATAACCAGATCCTCCTTGATGGGATCTACCTTCCCTATAACTGGTGCCTAATCACCGCTACCAACGGTAAACAAATCATCGACTGGCAGTGGTGCCAAAGAGAAAACGCGCCCGCCTACCAAGCATTAATGAACAGGCTTCCCACCCCGAAAGTAGTAGTAACCGATGGCGGAGCCGGAATCCAAAAAGCCTTGAAAAATACCTGGCCAAAAAGCACTATCCAACGCTGCCTTTTCCATGTTAAAACCAACACCATCACCGACTTGACCCGTAGACCAAAAACTGCCGCCGAAAAAGCCCTGCTAGCCCTTACCAACCAGTTATTAACCATCAATACCCCTCAAGAAGCCGCTAACTGGATTAGATTGCTACACCAGTGGCACCAGCTCTACCAAGAGTTCATCAACGAGAAAACCTACAGCACCAACCCCAACGGTAAAACCCACTGGTGGTGGACACACGAACGCTTAAGGAGAGCCTACAAACGCTTAGAAAGACTTTCTAGATCCGAAAACCTATTTACCTACCTAGAGCCCGAATTCGCTAACCAAGGCATTAACCGCACAACCAGCCAGTTAGAAGGAGGTATCAACGCCCCCATCCGCCGTCTCCTCAACACCCACCGCGGCCTATCCGAACCCCACATGAAAACAGCGATCGAATGGGGATTAAACCAAAAATCTATCGACCCAGCAGACCCTATCACCTGGCTTACCAAACATCACCACAACACCAGCCAACAACAGCCACCTCCAGCCACCAACGCCCCAATCGGCCCGGCCCTCTACGACACCGCTATCAACTACAACCCCGCCTATCAAGACGGCTCCCTACACATCCGCAAAGGCAGGATCAGACGATAA
- a CDS encoding single-stranded DNA-binding protein, protein MSKANIEVTFTGWVATAPTFHRPDPTKPEKALSTFRVMHTPFSRDSQGNWQKGESLAVRVKVWGWGAHYVSRSIRVGDPIIVCGRLIRSKWQDKEQVTHYGLELTASSLGHDLTMGESNFVRMVGALPKRGNFATPSKEGVGSLADPEGEFETSPAAAPEGTAKAESQPAEGEAAAGAVDPNTGEILAAGTESTRGSNPPASSEASAAENALDPEGEYILETTFRGEAA, encoded by the coding sequence ATGAGCAAAGCAAATATTGAGGTTACCTTTACCGGCTGGGTAGCAACTGCCCCCACTTTCCACCGTCCTGACCCGACAAAACCCGAGAAGGCGCTCAGTACTTTCCGGGTGATGCACACCCCTTTCTCCCGTGATAGCCAGGGAAATTGGCAAAAAGGGGAGTCGCTCGCGGTTCGGGTAAAAGTTTGGGGGTGGGGCGCGCACTATGTGTCCCGCTCGATTCGGGTGGGGGATCCGATTATTGTTTGCGGACGTTTGATCCGCTCTAAATGGCAGGACAAAGAGCAGGTTACCCACTATGGGTTAGAGCTAACTGCCTCCTCCCTGGGGCATGACCTGACTATGGGGGAGTCTAACTTTGTGCGGATGGTAGGCGCGCTGCCTAAACGGGGGAATTTCGCTACCCCCAGTAAAGAAGGGGTGGGCTCCCTAGCTGATCCCGAGGGCGAGTTTGAGACCTCCCCGGCAGCAGCGCCCGAGGGAACAGCTAAAGCAGAGTCACAACCTGCAGAGGGCGAGGCAGCTGCGGGCGCCGTGGATCCTAACACTGGGGAAATCCTGGCTGCGGGAACAGAAAGTACCCGTGGAAGTAACCCGCCCGCATCCTCGGAAGCAAGCGCCGCCGAAAACGCTCTCGACCCGGAAGGGGAATATATTTTAGAGACGACTTTCCGCGGAGAGGCCGCCTAG
- the ettA gene encoding energy-dependent translational throttle protein EttA encodes MAEFIYQMIHTRKSLGDKVILDDVTMAFLPGAKIGMVGPNGAGKSSILKIMAGLDEPSNGEARLSPGYTVGILMQEPELDDELTVKENVEQGVGPLKAKLDRFNEISAQMADPDADFDALMEEMGTLQAEIDAADGWDVDSQLEQAMDALRCPPPETPVSVLSGGERRRVALCQLLLKAPDLLLLDEPTNHLDAESILWLEKHLHSYKGAVIAITHDRYFLDHVAEWIAEVDRGRLYPYEGNYSTYLEKKRERLEIQGRKDAKLAKRLKEELQWVRSSAKGRQAKSKARLQRYEEMQAEAKRTKKLDFEEIQIPPGPRLGTVVLRAENLCKGFGDRELIKDLSFNLPPNGIVGIIGPNGVGKTTLFKTIVGLEELDSGTLDIGETVKVSYVDQNRAGIDPDKTLWEVVSDGLDFLDVGGVTIPSRAYVASFGFKGPDQQKPAGVLSGGERNRLNLALTLKQGGNLLLLDEPTNDLDVETLASLENALLEFPGCAVVITHDRWFLDRVATHILAWEGTEENPANWYWFEGNFESYEKNKVDRLGAEAARPHRVTHRRLRRA; translated from the coding sequence GTGGCAGAATTCATTTACCAAATGATCCACACCCGCAAATCTTTAGGTGACAAGGTCATTTTGGACGATGTAACTATGGCGTTCCTTCCGGGAGCCAAAATCGGCATGGTCGGCCCTAACGGCGCCGGTAAATCCTCGATCCTCAAAATTATGGCGGGTCTAGATGAACCTTCCAATGGGGAGGCGCGGCTTTCTCCGGGATACACCGTTGGGATCTTGATGCAAGAGCCGGAATTGGACGATGAGCTTACGGTTAAGGAAAACGTGGAGCAAGGGGTAGGGCCGCTAAAGGCCAAGCTCGATCGCTTCAACGAGATTTCCGCGCAAATGGCGGATCCGGATGCTGACTTTGATGCCCTGATGGAGGAAATGGGGACTCTGCAGGCAGAGATTGACGCTGCCGATGGTTGGGACGTTGATTCGCAACTGGAACAGGCAATGGATGCTTTGCGTTGCCCGCCCCCGGAAACTCCGGTGTCGGTACTTTCTGGTGGGGAGCGCCGCCGCGTTGCCCTCTGTCAGTTGCTATTAAAAGCCCCTGACCTGTTATTACTGGATGAACCCACTAACCATTTGGATGCGGAATCCATCCTCTGGCTAGAAAAGCACCTGCACTCCTATAAGGGAGCAGTCATCGCCATTACCCACGACCGTTATTTCCTGGATCACGTGGCGGAATGGATTGCGGAAGTTGATCGCGGGCGTCTGTACCCTTACGAAGGCAACTATTCAACCTATCTTGAAAAGAAACGGGAACGCCTGGAAATCCAGGGACGCAAGGACGCGAAACTAGCAAAGCGGCTAAAAGAGGAACTGCAGTGGGTGCGTTCTTCAGCCAAAGGACGGCAAGCGAAATCTAAGGCACGTCTGCAGCGCTATGAGGAAATGCAGGCAGAGGCCAAGCGCACCAAGAAACTGGACTTTGAAGAAATCCAGATTCCGCCCGGACCCCGGCTGGGAACCGTGGTTTTGCGCGCCGAAAACCTGTGTAAAGGCTTTGGCGATCGCGAACTAATCAAGGATTTATCATTTAACCTACCCCCCAACGGAATCGTGGGGATTATCGGCCCGAACGGGGTCGGGAAAACCACTTTGTTCAAGACGATTGTGGGGCTAGAGGAACTCGATTCAGGCACCCTCGATATTGGGGAGACCGTAAAAGTCAGTTACGTGGATCAGAACCGCGCCGGGATCGATCCCGATAAGACCTTGTGGGAAGTAGTATCTGATGGTCTGGACTTCCTGGACGTGGGGGGAGTGACCATTCCTTCCCGCGCCTATGTAGCCTCGTTTGGTTTTAAAGGTCCGGATCAGCAAAAACCGGCCGGGGTGCTTTCTGGTGGGGAGCGTAACCGTTTGAACTTGGCGCTGACCTTAAAGCAAGGCGGAAACCTGTTGTTACTGGACGAGCCCACCAACGACCTTGATGTAGAAACCTTGGCCAGCCTGGAAAATGCGCTGCTCGAGTTCCCGGGTTGTGCTGTGGTAATTACTCACGATCGCTGGTTCCTCGACCGAGTAGCGACTCATATCTTAGCCTGGGAGGGGACCGAGGAAAATCCCGCGAACTGGTATTGGTTCGAGGGTAACTTCGAGTCCTACGAAAAGAATAAGGTTGACCGCCTGGGTGCGGAGGCTGCGCGTCCGCATCGAGTAACTCACCGCCGTTTGCGCCGCGCCTAA
- the malQ gene encoding 4-alpha-glucanotransferase, with the protein MSESQDQLQELANAYGVAIDYWDYSGIHRIVSDETLRAVLKAMDIDADTPAQVAASLKMVEERPWRRVLPECIVTRNDDNYWVRVHVPHGKSVTVTMHFEEGGSWDLPQLDVLVAPREINGVLTGEATFNIPPGQPLGWHRLTAQVEGDERPYTCPVAVTPARLGMPNLRDGRAWGAMSQFYANPSQDSWGIGDAADLATICKWVASKGADFLLINPVHASQVTSPLENSPYLPCSRRFWNPIYIRPDAIAEYQELSDKKRKKIAKLREEAQSSLSESLPADHPGVSGSGAHFFSGDLIKRDPVWKQKLAALEIIYEVPRSDAREADYQQFLEEQGSALEQFATWCALTEKYGLELPEKWQTPDAAQFEKCGGKLRQRREFFKWLQWVCYRQLRQAQQVALDAGMKIGVMHDLAVGVHHLGADHWSDPEVYAQGISVGAPADMYNQLGQNWTQPPWRPDRLEQQAYEPLRRTVAAAAKMGGALRIDHIMGLLRLWWIPEGMLPKDGTYVRYNHQAMVGVLLLEAYRNNLVVVGEDLGTVEPWVRDYLRYRGILGTGVFFFEFDAPDHLVPPEDYRREQLAAVNTHDMPPVAGYLTGEDLRIRESLDLLDSTREEAEANQERVFGAVRRALVEYAGLAEDEHDMGEIIRALYRYVAATPAQLVVLTLADAVQEQLTENQPGTKFEYPNWCVPLRDQEGNTRFLEDVTADQFANQLLEMLEEAVHPS; encoded by the coding sequence ATGAGCGAGAGCCAAGATCAGTTGCAAGAACTGGCAAACGCCTACGGAGTTGCCATTGACTACTGGGATTATTCCGGGATTCACCGCATAGTTTCTGATGAAACTTTACGTGCAGTCCTCAAAGCGATGGATATTGACGCCGATACGCCTGCGCAGGTGGCGGCATCGCTAAAAATGGTTGAGGAGCGTCCCTGGCGGCGGGTGCTGCCCGAATGCATCGTTACTCGCAACGATGACAACTATTGGGTACGGGTACACGTTCCGCACGGCAAATCCGTAACTGTAACTATGCATTTTGAGGAGGGCGGGTCTTGGGATTTGCCCCAACTTGATGTGCTGGTTGCGCCCCGAGAAATCAATGGAGTGCTAACCGGGGAAGCCACATTTAATATCCCTCCGGGGCAGCCTTTGGGCTGGCATCGCTTAACCGCACAGGTCGAGGGGGATGAACGCCCCTATACTTGCCCAGTAGCGGTTACTCCGGCGCGTCTGGGGATGCCTAATTTGCGTGATGGGCGTGCCTGGGGGGCAATGAGTCAGTTCTATGCCAATCCTTCGCAGGATTCTTGGGGAATTGGGGATGCGGCAGATTTGGCTACCATCTGCAAGTGGGTCGCCTCCAAGGGGGCGGATTTCTTACTGATTAACCCGGTACACGCTTCCCAAGTGACTTCACCTTTGGAAAATTCTCCCTATTTGCCCTGTTCGCGTCGTTTTTGGAATCCGATTTATATTCGCCCCGATGCGATTGCGGAATACCAGGAACTTTCTGATAAGAAGCGTAAAAAAATTGCGAAGCTGCGGGAAGAGGCGCAGTCTTCGCTTAGCGAATCGCTGCCAGCTGATCATCCGGGAGTTTCCGGCTCGGGCGCGCACTTCTTCAGCGGTGATTTAATCAAACGCGATCCCGTCTGGAAGCAGAAACTGGCCGCCCTCGAAATCATTTATGAGGTTCCCCGCTCAGATGCGAGAGAAGCCGACTACCAGCAGTTCTTAGAGGAACAAGGATCAGCCTTGGAACAGTTTGCCACCTGGTGTGCCTTAACCGAAAAATACGGTTTAGAGCTGCCTGAAAAGTGGCAAACCCCAGATGCTGCCCAGTTTGAAAAATGCGGCGGCAAGCTGCGGCAGCGGCGCGAATTCTTCAAATGGTTGCAATGGGTTTGCTACCGGCAGCTGCGCCAGGCGCAACAAGTGGCTCTGGATGCGGGCATGAAGATTGGGGTCATGCACGATCTGGCGGTGGGGGTACACCATTTGGGCGCCGACCACTGGAGTGACCCAGAAGTTTATGCACAGGGGATTTCGGTGGGCGCACCCGCCGATATGTATAACCAGTTGGGACAAAACTGGACGCAGCCGCCGTGGCGCCCAGATCGCTTAGAACAGCAAGCCTACGAGCCTTTGCGGCGCACGGTAGCGGCGGCCGCAAAAATGGGGGGTGCGCTGCGCATTGACCATATTATGGGGTTGCTGCGCCTATGGTGGATTCCCGAAGGAATGCTGCCTAAAGATGGAACCTATGTGCGCTACAACCATCAAGCGATGGTGGGAGTACTGCTGCTTGAGGCATACCGGAACAACCTGGTGGTAGTGGGCGAAGATTTGGGTACCGTAGAGCCTTGGGTACGCGACTACCTGCGTTACCGGGGGATTCTGGGTACCGGGGTGTTCTTCTTTGAATTCGATGCCCCCGACCATTTGGTACCGCCGGAAGATTACCGACGCGAACAATTGGCGGCGGTGAATACCCACGATATGCCGCCGGTGGCCGGTTACCTTACCGGCGAGGACCTGCGGATACGAGAATCTTTGGATCTTTTGGATTCGACTCGTGAGGAAGCGGAAGCCAATCAAGAGCGTGTTTTTGGGGCAGTGCGCCGCGCGTTGGTTGAATATGCGGGTCTCGCCGAAGATGAACACGATATGGGCGAGATTATTCGCGCCCTCTACCGCTATGTAGCGGCTACTCCCGCTCAGCTGGTGGTGTTGACCCTGGCGGATGCGGTGCAAGAGCAGCTAACCGAGAATCAACCCGGCACCAAGTTTGAATACCCGAATTGGTGTGTTCCTCTGCGTGATCAAGAGGGCAACACCCGGTTCTTAGAAGACGTTACTGCTGACCAGTTCGCTAATCAGCTTTTGGAGATGCTAGAGGAAGCAGTACACCCTAGCTAG
- a CDS encoding HAD family hydrolase, translating into MYPLENGNSRNSPKVLTASSPAKVTSSPNSCKNKSFKGLLLDLDGTLIDSEHTHLAAYRRMFTAKGWQVAEEEMEIFKGRPGPEVFQNEPGPWRGLDPEELGLEARSYVDIRRDPPRLFAGAREIMHLKLPKCLVTSAWRQWAQLAARLLDAPASLKVISQEDIRAGKPDPEPYLLGAKTLRLPASSCIVIEDTTSGVISARKAGAGRIYGVATSHGRTALAEAGADLVTDSLQELLPYLGEETAC; encoded by the coding sequence ATGTATCCTCTCGAAAACGGTAACTCCCGCAACTCCCCTAAAGTCTTAACCGCGTCCTCCCCCGCTAAGGTCACGTCAAGCCCTAACTCCTGCAAAAACAAATCTTTTAAGGGGCTACTGCTTGACCTAGACGGCACGCTGATCGACTCTGAACACACTCATCTGGCGGCCTATCGCAGAATGTTTACTGCCAAAGGATGGCAGGTAGCTGAGGAAGAAATGGAGATTTTCAAGGGACGTCCCGGTCCGGAAGTGTTCCAAAACGAACCCGGTCCCTGGCGCGGTCTTGACCCCGAAGAACTGGGGTTAGAAGCCCGCTCTTATGTGGATATTCGCCGCGATCCCCCGCGCCTCTTTGCTGGTGCCCGCGAAATCATGCACCTAAAGCTGCCAAAATGTTTAGTCACTTCCGCCTGGAGGCAATGGGCGCAGTTAGCCGCGCGCCTACTAGACGCCCCCGCTAGCCTGAAAGTGATTAGCCAAGAAGACATCCGTGCCGGCAAACCCGACCCGGAACCCTACCTGTTAGGAGCAAAAACCCTGAGGCTACCCGCGTCCTCCTGCATCGTCATTGAAGACACCACCAGCGGAGTTATCTCAGCGCGCAAGGCCGGAGCCGGCAGGATCTATGGGGTAGCTACCAGCCACGGTCGAACAGCCCTAGCAGAAGCAGGAGCCGACCTAGTAACCGACAGTTTGCAAGAACTCTTGCCCTACCTCGGCGAAGAAACCGCCTGCTAA
- a CDS encoding PTS transporter subunit EIIB: MEKAKQLLAGLGGTENITEIEPCITRLRVEVKDPQKVDEEVLTSAGALGVVKIDHTVQVVVGPVADELAADMEKLR; encoded by the coding sequence ATGGAAAAGGCAAAACAGCTGCTGGCAGGGCTAGGTGGCACCGAAAACATTACCGAGATTGAACCGTGCATCACCCGCCTGCGGGTAGAAGTCAAGGATCCGCAAAAAGTTGACGAGGAAGTGCTCACCAGCGCCGGCGCCTTAGGGGTCGTAAAAATCGATCACACTGTTCAGGTAGTCGTGGGACCGGTAGCCGATGAACTAGCCGCCGACATGGAAAAACTACGTTAA